Proteins encoded in a region of the Pseudoxanthomonas sp. genome:
- a CDS encoding integron integrase, with the protein MDYQPWVGVISGDEGGDRVEALLEASMRRMRVAHYSLRTERAYLGWIRRFLLAHPGRDPRELGAVHVEAFLTGLAVEGRVAASTQNQALAAILFLYRDVLGVKLAWMDDVVRAKRPLRLPTVLSQSEVRALLVHMEGRMAVLAQLLYGTGMRLMEGVRLRVKDVDFERRELTVREGKGGKDRRTVLPGSLVPVLKAEIERVRVLHAQDLQRGVGEVWLPHALSRKYPSAAREFGWQYVFPARNISLDPRDGRWRRHHVDEAMLSRALKRARIAAGLAKPVTAHTLRHSFATHLIESGYDIRTVQELLGHKDVATTQIYTHVLNRGAGAVLSPLDR; encoded by the coding sequence ATGGATTATCAGCCGTGGGTTGGGGTGATATCGGGGGATGAGGGCGGCGACCGGGTGGAGGCGCTGCTGGAGGCGTCGATGCGTCGGATGCGGGTGGCGCACTACAGCCTGCGTACGGAACGCGCGTACCTGGGGTGGATCAGGCGATTCCTGTTGGCGCATCCGGGGCGGGATCCGCGCGAGCTGGGCGCCGTACACGTGGAGGCGTTCCTGACCGGGCTGGCGGTCGAGGGCCGGGTGGCGGCCAGCACGCAGAACCAGGCGCTCGCGGCGATCCTGTTCCTCTATCGCGATGTGCTGGGCGTCAAGCTGGCGTGGATGGACGATGTCGTCAGGGCGAAGCGCCCCCTGCGGCTGCCCACCGTGCTGTCGCAGTCGGAGGTGCGGGCGCTGCTGGTCCACATGGAGGGGCGCATGGCGGTGCTGGCGCAACTGCTTTACGGAACCGGCATGCGCTTGATGGAAGGCGTGCGCCTGCGCGTGAAGGACGTGGACTTCGAGCGACGCGAACTGACCGTGCGCGAAGGCAAGGGCGGAAAGGACAGGCGGACGGTGTTGCCGGGATCGTTGGTGCCGGTGCTGAAAGCGGAGATCGAGCGGGTGCGGGTGCTGCACGCGCAGGATCTGCAGCGCGGCGTCGGCGAGGTCTGGCTGCCGCATGCGCTCTCGCGCAAGTATCCTTCGGCGGCGCGCGAATTCGGATGGCAGTACGTGTTCCCTGCGCGCAACATCAGTCTGGATCCCCGCGACGGACGCTGGCGGCGTCACCACGTGGACGAGGCGATGCTGTCTCGCGCCCTGAAGCGCGCCCGGATCGCGGCTGGCCTTGCCAAGCCGGTGACCGCGCATACGCTGCGGCATTCGTTCGCCACCCATCTGATCGAAAGCGGTTACGACATCCGCACGGTGCAGGAACTGCTCGGGCACAAGGATGTCGCCACGACGCAGATCTATACACATGTCCTGAACCGCGGCGCGGGCGCCGTGCTCAGTCCGCTGGATCGCTGA
- a CDS encoding MotA/TolQ/ExbB proton channel family protein: MLELVKAGGWPMIPLLLLGVLALAIVVERFWSLRRKEILPPGLGEEVRAWAGRGQLEPAHIESLRRNSPLGEVLAAALDVRNKPRDQIRERIEDTGRHVVHRMEKFLNALGSIASAGPLLGLLGTVVGMIQMFLGIQDSGLGDVNALAGGIGKALVCAAAGMIVAIPALLFHRYFRGKVTGYVMEMEKEATALVDALEARHPRPAARPAGTVAPVAAPTSA; encoded by the coding sequence GTGCTGGAACTGGTGAAGGCCGGCGGTTGGCCGATGATCCCGCTGCTGCTGCTCGGCGTGCTGGCCCTGGCCATCGTGGTGGAACGGTTCTGGTCCCTGCGGCGCAAGGAGATCCTGCCGCCCGGCCTGGGCGAGGAAGTCCGCGCCTGGGCCGGACGTGGCCAGCTGGAACCGGCCCACATCGAGTCCCTGCGGCGCAACTCGCCGCTGGGTGAAGTGCTGGCGGCGGCGCTGGACGTCCGCAACAAGCCGCGCGACCAGATCCGCGAGCGCATCGAGGACACCGGGCGCCACGTGGTGCACCGCATGGAGAAGTTCCTCAATGCGCTGGGCAGCATCGCCTCGGCCGGTCCGCTGCTGGGCCTGCTGGGCACCGTGGTCGGCATGATCCAGATGTTCCTGGGCATCCAGGACAGCGGCCTCGGCGATGTCAATGCGCTGGCCGGCGGCATCGGCAAGGCGCTGGTGTGCGCGGCGGCCGGCATGATCGTGGCCATCCCGGCGTTGCTGTTCCACCGCTACTTCCGCGGCAAGGTCACCGGTTACGTGATGGAGATGGAGAAGGAGGCCACGGCGCTGGTCGATGCGCTGGAAGCCCGTCATCCGCGTCCCGCCGCACGCCCGGCCGGCACGGTCGCGCCGGTCGCGGCGCCGACCAGCGCCTGA
- a CDS encoding biopolymer transporter ExbD, giving the protein MRIRDDRSQEEPEINLVPLIDVILVLIIFFVITTTFDTRSMLQLQLPSATGEPVAAQVKALSVLVNADGRYFVDEQEVLRPDIDALKQTLQQVAGTDRTRPVLLRADARTPHQSVVTALDALGQLGFRRINIATAPEAPR; this is encoded by the coding sequence ATGCGTATCCGCGACGACCGCTCGCAGGAAGAACCCGAGATCAACCTGGTGCCGTTGATCGACGTGATCCTGGTGCTGATCATCTTCTTCGTCATCACCACCACCTTCGACACCCGCTCGATGCTGCAACTGCAGCTGCCCAGCGCCACCGGCGAACCGGTGGCCGCGCAGGTCAAGGCGCTCAGCGTGCTGGTCAATGCCGACGGGCGCTACTTCGTCGACGAACAGGAAGTGCTGCGCCCGGATATCGATGCGCTCAAGCAGACCCTGCAGCAGGTGGCCGGCACGGACCGCACCCGCCCGGTCCTGCTGCGCGCCGACGCCCGCACCCCGCACCAGTCGGTGGTGACCGCGCTGGATGCGCTGGGCCAGCTCGGCTTCCGCAGGATCAACATCGCCACCGCGCCGGAGGCGCCGCGGTGA
- the msbA gene encoding lipid A export permease/ATP-binding protein MsbA has protein sequence MGFARPYRMLLVLAGLGMLIEAAAGGAFSKLMEPVVNETFIDRDRAKSLLLPLAIVGLFVIRGIAGYVTDMGMGKAARSIARDVRVNVLGKYLRLPGLRFDTEPVPAMLVRLGSDADQMAQAAVDAMKVMLQQVLQIIAALVVMFWTSWQVTLAILIMAPPLAWIMDKVAKRYRRISHRIQESGAEMMQAADQTLSNQQEVKVYGAQGSELARYESLANANLRLAMKVEATRSISSAMVQLMGSIGLALLLFFAGREAMAGRLTAGGFVTLMISMMAIIPALKQLTNVQNMLQRGVASAQRLFSVLDADDEKDTGTRPLERARGLLEFRDITTRYPGQSRPALEGISFTARPGTVTAIVGRSGSGKSTLIKLIPRFYEYESGQILLDGHPLQDYRLADLRRQVALVGQQVMLFDGTVAANVAYGELQGAEAVAMEEAVRGANAMEFVSEMPEGLQAPIGNKGGRLSGGQRQRLAIARAMLKDAPILILDEATAALDNESERLVQNALQKLMPDRTTLVIAHRLSTIEHADQVLVLDQGRLVEQGTHAELLARGGLYAHLYQMQFREGEAG, from the coding sequence ATGGGGTTCGCGCGTCCGTATCGCATGCTGCTGGTGCTGGCCGGCCTGGGCATGCTGATCGAAGCAGCGGCGGGCGGCGCCTTCAGCAAGCTGATGGAGCCGGTGGTCAACGAGACCTTCATCGACCGCGACAGGGCCAAGAGCCTGCTGTTGCCGCTGGCGATCGTCGGGCTGTTCGTGATCCGCGGCATCGCCGGCTACGTGACCGACATGGGCATGGGCAAGGCGGCACGCAGCATCGCGCGCGATGTCCGGGTCAACGTGCTGGGCAAGTACCTGCGGCTGCCCGGGCTGCGCTTCGACACCGAGCCGGTGCCGGCGATGCTGGTGCGGCTGGGCTCCGACGCCGACCAGATGGCGCAGGCCGCCGTCGATGCGATGAAGGTGATGCTGCAGCAGGTGCTGCAGATCATCGCCGCACTGGTGGTGATGTTCTGGACCAGCTGGCAGGTCACGCTGGCGATCCTGATCATGGCGCCGCCGCTGGCGTGGATCATGGACAAGGTGGCCAAGCGCTACCGGCGCATCAGCCACCGCATCCAGGAAAGCGGCGCCGAGATGATGCAGGCCGCCGACCAGACCCTGTCCAACCAGCAGGAAGTGAAGGTCTACGGCGCGCAGGGCAGCGAACTGGCACGCTATGAAAGCCTGGCCAACGCCAACCTCAGGCTGGCGATGAAAGTGGAAGCCACGCGTAGCATCTCCTCGGCGATGGTGCAGCTGATGGGCTCCATCGGCCTGGCGCTGCTGCTGTTCTTCGCCGGCCGCGAGGCGATGGCGGGGCGGCTGACGGCGGGCGGTTTCGTCACGCTGATGATCTCGATGATGGCGATCATCCCGGCGCTCAAGCAGCTGACCAACGTGCAGAACATGCTGCAGCGGGGCGTCGCGTCGGCGCAGCGCCTGTTCTCCGTGCTGGATGCCGACGACGAGAAGGACACGGGCACGCGTCCGCTCGAACGCGCGCGGGGCCTGCTGGAGTTCCGCGACATCACCACCCGTTATCCCGGCCAGAGCCGGCCGGCGCTGGAGGGCATCAGCTTCACCGCCCGCCCGGGGACCGTCACCGCGATCGTCGGCCGTTCCGGCAGCGGCAAGTCGACCCTGATCAAGCTGATCCCGCGCTTCTACGAATACGAGTCGGGCCAGATCCTGCTGGACGGGCATCCGTTGCAGGACTACCGGCTGGCCGACCTACGCCGGCAGGTCGCCCTGGTGGGGCAGCAGGTAATGCTGTTCGACGGCACGGTGGCCGCCAACGTCGCCTACGGCGAACTGCAGGGCGCGGAAGCGGTGGCGATGGAAGAGGCCGTACGCGGCGCCAATGCCATGGAGTTCGTCAGCGAGATGCCGGAAGGGCTGCAGGCGCCGATCGGCAACAAGGGCGGCCGCCTGTCCGGCGGCCAGCGCCAGCGCCTGGCGATCGCGCGCGCGATGCTGAAGGACGCGCCGATCCTGATCCTCGACGAGGCGACCGCGGCGCTCGACAACGAATCCGAACGCCTGGTGCAGAACGCCCTGCAGAAGCTGATGCCCGACCGCACCACGCTGGTCATCGCGCATCGCCTGTCCACCATCGAGCATGCCGACCAGGTGCTGGTGCTGGACCAGGGGCGGCTGGTCGAGCAGGGCACGCATGCCGAACTGCTCGCACGCGGCGGACTGTACGCCCACCTGTACCAGATGCAGTTCCGCGAGGGCGAGGCCGGGTGA
- the lpxK gene encoding tetraacyldisaccharide 4'-kinase translates to MSKRAMPQPPGYWFGEGPVPWWTRMLAGVYGTLVALRRLLYGVGLLRAHRLGVPVIVVGNITAGGTGKTPLTIALVERLRAAGFKPGVASRGYGRRDGGQARWVDAATPPADGGDEPVLIARQTGTRVRVDRDRVAAAKALVAAGCDVVICDDGLQHYRLRRDVEIEVIDGARRYGNGRLMPAGPLREPAARAAICDFRVVNLPDAGDAAQFGEWPMHLQADDALPLRGGRPKPLSAFAGQRVHAVAGIGNPGRFFAMLRARGLGVVPHAFADHHDYQAGDFAFGSELPVLMTEKDAVKCVAFANAWFYSVPVAAKLPEAFWIALLEKLGSSTSAAST, encoded by the coding sequence GTGAGCAAACGTGCGATGCCGCAGCCTCCCGGGTACTGGTTCGGCGAGGGGCCCGTGCCTTGGTGGACGCGCATGCTGGCCGGGGTGTACGGCACGCTGGTCGCGCTGCGCCGGCTCCTGTATGGCGTCGGCCTGCTGCGTGCGCATCGCCTTGGCGTGCCGGTCATCGTGGTGGGCAACATCACCGCCGGCGGCACCGGCAAGACGCCGCTGACCATCGCGCTGGTGGAGCGCCTGCGTGCGGCCGGCTTCAAGCCGGGCGTGGCCAGCCGGGGCTATGGTCGCCGCGACGGGGGGCAGGCGCGCTGGGTGGATGCGGCCACGCCGCCCGCCGACGGCGGCGACGAACCGGTGCTGATCGCGCGCCAGACCGGTACCCGCGTGCGCGTGGATCGCGACCGCGTGGCGGCGGCGAAAGCCCTGGTTGCGGCGGGTTGCGACGTGGTCATCTGCGACGACGGTCTGCAGCACTACCGCCTGCGGCGCGATGTGGAGATCGAAGTGATCGACGGTGCGCGCCGCTACGGCAACGGCCGACTGATGCCGGCCGGCCCGCTGCGCGAGCCCGCGGCGCGCGCGGCGATATGCGACTTCCGCGTGGTCAACCTGCCTGACGCCGGCGATGCCGCGCAGTTCGGCGAATGGCCGATGCACCTGCAGGCCGACGATGCGCTGCCGTTGCGCGGCGGCCGGCCGAAGCCGCTGTCGGCGTTCGCGGGCCAGCGCGTGCATGCGGTCGCCGGCATCGGCAACCCGGGCCGTTTCTTCGCCATGCTGCGCGCCAGGGGTCTCGGCGTGGTGCCGCACGCGTTCGCCGACCACCACGATTACCAGGCCGGGGATTTCGCGTTCGGCAGCGAGCTGCCCGTGTTGATGACCGAGAAGGACGCGGTGAAGTGCGTCGCCTTCGCCAATGCCTGGTTCTACAGCGTGCCGGTCGCGGCGAAGCTGCCGGAGGCGTTCTGGATCGCCTTGCTGGAGAAGCTGGGGTCGTCCACGAGTGCCGCCTCGACGTAG
- the kdsB gene encoding 3-deoxy-manno-octulosonate cytidylyltransferase — MTDFIVAIPARYAASRLPGKPLRLLGGTPLVVHVARRALAAGAREVWVATDDARIREVLQGTGVQVAMTSERHASGSDRLAECADIAGWPDDTLVVNLQGDEPFAPPAGIRAVAETLAASGAAMATLAVPVEDAATLFDPNAVKLVRAANGDALYFSRAPIPWHRDAFAQSRDVLPPGQWLRHIGIYAYRAGFLRRFSALPPGRLEQVESLEQLRVLEAGHRIAVALTPEPFPPGVDTPEDLARAEAILQAQA; from the coding sequence ATGACCGATTTCATCGTCGCCATTCCCGCCCGCTACGCCGCCTCCCGCCTGCCCGGCAAGCCGTTGCGGCTGCTGGGCGGCACGCCGCTGGTGGTGCACGTGGCGCGCCGGGCCCTCGCCGCCGGTGCGCGCGAGGTGTGGGTGGCCACCGACGACGCACGGATCCGCGAGGTCCTGCAGGGCACCGGCGTGCAGGTGGCGATGACCTCCGAACGGCATGCGTCCGGCAGCGACCGCCTGGCCGAGTGCGCGGACATCGCCGGCTGGCCCGACGATACGCTGGTGGTGAACCTGCAGGGCGACGAACCGTTCGCGCCCCCGGCCGGCATCCGCGCCGTCGCCGAGACGCTGGCGGCCAGTGGCGCGGCCATGGCGACGCTGGCCGTGCCCGTGGAGGACGCGGCCACGCTGTTCGATCCCAACGCCGTCAAGCTGGTGCGTGCCGCGAACGGCGACGCGCTGTACTTCAGCCGCGCGCCGATCCCGTGGCACCGCGACGCGTTCGCGCAGTCGCGCGACGTGCTGCCACCGGGACAGTGGCTGCGGCATATCGGCATCTATGCGTACCGGGCCGGGTTCCTGCGCCGGTTCTCCGCCTTGCCGCCGGGACGACTGGAGCAGGTGGAATCGCTGGAACAGTTGCGGGTGCTGGAAGCCGGCCACCGCATCGCCGTGGCGTTGACGCCGGAACCGTTCCCGCCGGGCGTCGACACGCCCGAGGACCTGGCCCGCGCCGAGGCGATCCTGCAGGCGCAGGCATGA
- a CDS encoding low molecular weight protein-tyrosine-phosphatase, which yields MKLLVVCLGNICRSPMAEGALRARLASSPLAGRVHVDSAGTGGWHAGEPPDRRAIACARGQGVDIGGQRARQLTREDFDAFDWILCADRANIRDVLRIAPSARRDRVALLLDWAGVQADGEIPDPYTGGPEDFARVWRLVDSAAQAVVARLVAG from the coding sequence ATGAAGCTGCTGGTGGTCTGCCTGGGCAACATCTGCCGCTCGCCGATGGCCGAAGGCGCGCTGCGGGCGCGGCTGGCGTCTTCGCCGCTGGCCGGGCGCGTGCACGTGGACTCGGCGGGCACCGGGGGCTGGCATGCCGGCGAACCGCCGGACCGGCGTGCCATCGCATGTGCGCGGGGGCAGGGCGTCGATATCGGTGGGCAGCGGGCGCGCCAGTTGACGAGGGAGGATTTCGACGCGTTCGACTGGATCCTGTGCGCCGACCGCGCCAATATCCGCGATGTCCTGCGCATCGCGCCGTCGGCGCGACGCGACCGGGTGGCGCTGCTGCTGGACTGGGCGGGCGTGCAGGCCGACGGCGAGATTCCCGACCCTTACACGGGCGGACCGGAGGACTTCGCGCGGGTCTGGCGACTGGTCGATTCGGCCGCACAGGCGGTCGTGGCGCGGCTCGTCGCCGGTTGA
- the uvrC gene encoding excinuclease ABC subunit UvrC translates to MSGSPQAAFDGKAFAAGLSTAPGVYRMYAADDALLYVGKAGALRKRVGSYFTSSPKSPRILSMLSQVARMDVTVTRTEAEALLLENQLIKSLTPRYNVLLRDDKSYPYVLLTREEWPRIAFHRGARAVPGRYFGPYPGAGAVRETLNLMQKLFRIRNCEDSVFRNRSRPCLQYQIGRCSAPCVGLVSEADYTEAVRRASLFLDGRSDELTRELGSAMEQAAANLEFEQAARLRDLVASIRTLQARQYVDGHAADLDVLACAMQGSQACVLLLAFRDGRNLGTRTFFPKTNGEDSAEEVLGAFVSQYYAEQPAPQEIVLDREIPEAELIEHALTAAAGRKVQLKWSVRSERAGYLDLAKRNAEIALVTELGSRNAQTARSQALKELLGLPEVARRIECFDISHTMGEATVASCVVFDANGAVRSQYRRYNITGITPGDDFAAMHQAIERRFRRAVEEGGVLPDVLLIDGGAGQLAQAQAALADLGVDGVTLVGVAKGVERRAGHETLVLPDGRELRPGAASPALQLIQQVRDEAHRFAITGHRGKRQKARMTSKLEDIPGIGPRRRASLLKHFGGLAGLKAAGADEIARVDGVNAALAERIYANLHGLPSPEAGNE, encoded by the coding sequence ATGAGCGGCAGTCCCCAGGCGGCATTCGACGGCAAGGCCTTCGCGGCCGGGCTGAGCACCGCGCCAGGCGTGTACCGCATGTACGCCGCCGACGACGCGCTGCTGTACGTCGGCAAGGCTGGCGCCCTGCGCAAGCGCGTGGGAAGTTATTTCACCAGCTCGCCGAAATCGCCACGCATCCTGTCGATGCTGTCGCAGGTGGCGCGGATGGACGTGACGGTCACCCGCACCGAGGCCGAGGCGCTGCTGCTGGAGAACCAGCTGATCAAGTCGCTGACGCCGCGCTACAACGTGCTGCTGCGCGACGACAAGAGCTACCCCTACGTGCTGCTCACCCGCGAGGAATGGCCGCGGATCGCCTTCCATCGCGGTGCGCGCGCCGTGCCGGGCCGGTACTTCGGCCCGTATCCCGGGGCCGGCGCCGTGCGCGAGACGCTGAACCTGATGCAGAAGCTCTTCCGCATCCGCAACTGCGAGGACAGCGTGTTCCGCAACCGGTCGCGGCCGTGCCTGCAGTACCAGATCGGGCGCTGCAGCGCGCCGTGCGTGGGGCTGGTGTCGGAGGCGGATTACACGGAGGCGGTACGGCGTGCCTCGCTGTTCCTGGACGGGCGCAGCGACGAGCTGACGCGCGAACTCGGCAGCGCGATGGAACAGGCCGCCGCGAACCTGGAGTTTGAGCAGGCCGCGCGGCTGCGCGACCTGGTGGCGTCGATCCGCACGCTGCAGGCGCGCCAGTACGTGGACGGCCACGCCGCCGACCTCGACGTGCTGGCCTGCGCGATGCAGGGCAGCCAGGCCTGCGTGCTGCTGCTCGCGTTCCGCGACGGCCGCAACCTGGGCACGCGCACCTTCTTCCCCAAGACCAACGGCGAGGATTCGGCCGAAGAAGTCCTGGGCGCCTTCGTGTCGCAGTACTACGCCGAACAGCCGGCGCCGCAGGAAATCGTGCTGGACCGCGAGATTCCCGAAGCCGAACTGATCGAACATGCCCTGACCGCAGCCGCAGGGCGGAAGGTCCAGCTGAAGTGGAGCGTCCGCAGCGAGCGTGCCGGCTATCTTGACCTGGCGAAGCGCAACGCCGAGATCGCCCTGGTCACCGAACTGGGCAGCCGCAATGCACAGACGGCGCGCAGCCAGGCGTTGAAGGAACTGCTGGGCCTGCCCGAGGTGGCCAGGCGCATCGAGTGCTTCGACATCAGCCATACCATGGGCGAGGCGACCGTGGCATCGTGCGTGGTGTTCGACGCCAACGGTGCCGTGCGCTCGCAGTACCGCCGCTACAACATCACCGGCATCACGCCGGGCGACGACTTCGCCGCCATGCACCAGGCGATCGAACGGCGTTTCCGGCGCGCGGTGGAGGAGGGCGGCGTGTTGCCCGACGTGCTGCTGATCGACGGTGGCGCGGGGCAACTCGCGCAGGCACAGGCCGCGCTGGCGGACCTGGGCGTGGATGGCGTGACCCTGGTCGGCGTGGCCAAGGGCGTCGAGCGCCGGGCCGGCCACGAAACGCTGGTCCTGCCCGATGGCCGTGAACTGCGGCCGGGCGCGGCGTCGCCGGCGCTGCAGCTGATCCAGCAGGTGCGCGACGAAGCGCACCGGTTCGCCATCACCGGCCATCGCGGCAAGCGGCAGAAGGCACGCATGACCAGCAAGCTGGAGGACATCCCCGGCATCGGCCCGCGCCGACGCGCGAGCCTGCTCAAGCACTTCGGCGGACTGGCGGGCCTGAAGGCGGCTGGTGCCGACGAGATCGCCCGCGTCGATGGTGTGAACGCCGCACTGGCCGAGCGAATCTACGCTAACCTGCACGGGCTGCCGTCCCCCGAGGCAGGAAACGAGTAA
- the pgsA gene encoding CDP-diacylglycerol--glycerol-3-phosphate 3-phosphatidyltransferase gives MTLTVPTWLTLLRIVLIPVLVLVFYLPYSWTNFAAAFIFVLAAVTDWLDGWIARRYHLYSAFGAFLDPVADKLMVAVSLFLIVQDNPTMWMAIWAAVIVGREIAVSALREWMAELGQRATVKVAALGKIKTIVQMVALSCLLYASTPGKQTLADIWMGRWVFVLGDWLLAIAALLTLWSGIQYLLAAWPILRDGDKKPVDMPKQDATISSLSTRE, from the coding sequence ATGACGTTGACCGTTCCCACCTGGCTCACGCTGCTGCGGATCGTGCTGATCCCGGTGCTGGTGCTGGTGTTTTACCTGCCGTATTCGTGGACCAATTTCGCGGCGGCCTTCATCTTCGTGCTGGCGGCGGTCACCGACTGGCTGGACGGCTGGATCGCGCGTCGCTACCACCTGTATTCCGCGTTCGGCGCGTTCCTCGACCCGGTGGCCGACAAGCTGATGGTGGCGGTGTCGCTGTTCCTGATCGTGCAGGACAACCCCACCATGTGGATGGCGATCTGGGCCGCGGTCATCGTGGGACGCGAGATCGCGGTGTCCGCGTTGCGCGAATGGATGGCGGAACTGGGCCAGCGCGCCACGGTGAAGGTTGCCGCGCTGGGCAAGATCAAGACCATCGTGCAGATGGTGGCGCTGTCCTGCCTGCTCTACGCCTCCACGCCCGGCAAGCAGACGCTGGCCGACATCTGGATGGGGCGCTGGGTGTTCGTGCTGGGCGACTGGTTGCTCGCCATCGCGGCGTTGCTGACGCTGTGGTCCGGCATCCAGTACCTGCTCGCGGCGTGGCCGATCCTGCGCGACGGCGACAAGAAGCCTGTTGACATGCCCAAACAAGACGCTACAATTTCGTCTCTCTCGACGCGGGAATAG
- a CDS encoding FMN-binding glutamate synthase family protein — MQRYLAYASSIALALASMWLALAWPAAWWGVAVFGALALLGTWDMLQTRSTLRRNYPVLAHFRYGLESVGPEIRQYFIEGDTAEVPFSRQQRALVYQRAKGVSDVVPFGSQQNVYGVDYEWINHSMAPTHVDSHDFRVVIGANTAQPYSASVFNISAMSFGSLSANAVRALNEGARRGNFYHDTGEGSISAYHREKGGDLVWEIGSGYFGCRDEQGRFSEARFVENAQSPQVKMIELKLSQGAKPGHGGVLPAAKVSAEIAATRGVPMGHDCVSPAKHSAFSTPVELLQFIARLRELSGGKPTGFKLAIGHPWEWFGIAKAMHETGLLPDFIVVDGAEGGTGAAPAEFIDHVGVPMHEALLLVHNTLVGLNLRIRIRIGAAGRIISGFDIARTMAMGADWCNAGRGFMFALGCIQAQSCHNDRCPTGVATQDPRRWKHLDVADKSVRVQQFHDNTLKALRDMLCAAGLEHPQQLGPEHILRRVSPIEVRSLAALYKFLAPGELLHGTPTHAVFRDFWPDARSDCFAPPRRVSSLCDTKDR, encoded by the coding sequence ATGCAGCGTTACCTTGCCTATGCCAGCAGCATCGCGCTGGCCCTTGCCTCGATGTGGTTGGCGCTGGCGTGGCCGGCGGCGTGGTGGGGTGTCGCGGTGTTCGGCGCGCTGGCATTGCTCGGAACGTGGGACATGCTCCAGACCCGCAGCACGCTGCGCCGCAACTATCCGGTGCTGGCGCACTTCCGCTACGGGCTGGAATCGGTCGGGCCGGAGATCCGCCAGTACTTCATCGAAGGCGATACGGCGGAGGTGCCGTTCTCGCGGCAGCAGCGTGCGCTGGTGTACCAGCGCGCGAAGGGCGTCAGCGACGTGGTGCCGTTCGGCAGCCAGCAGAATGTGTATGGCGTGGACTACGAGTGGATCAACCACTCGATGGCGCCGACGCACGTGGATTCGCACGACTTTCGCGTGGTGATCGGTGCGAACACCGCACAGCCGTACTCGGCCAGCGTGTTCAACATCTCGGCGATGAGCTTCGGCTCGCTTTCGGCCAACGCGGTGCGCGCACTCAACGAAGGTGCGCGGCGCGGCAACTTCTACCACGACACCGGCGAGGGCTCGATCTCGGCCTACCACCGCGAGAAGGGCGGCGACCTGGTCTGGGAAATCGGCTCCGGCTACTTCGGTTGCCGCGACGAGCAGGGTCGCTTCAGCGAAGCGCGCTTCGTCGAGAACGCGCAGTCGCCGCAGGTGAAGATGATCGAACTGAAGCTGTCCCAGGGCGCCAAGCCGGGGCACGGCGGTGTACTGCCGGCGGCGAAGGTCAGCGCCGAGATCGCCGCCACCCGTGGCGTGCCGATGGGGCACGACTGCGTGTCGCCGGCGAAGCACTCCGCATTTTCCACGCCAGTGGAACTGCTGCAGTTCATCGCACGGCTGCGGGAACTGTCGGGCGGCAAGCCGACCGGCTTCAAGCTGGCGATCGGGCACCCGTGGGAATGGTTCGGCATCGCCAAGGCCATGCACGAGACCGGGCTGCTGCCGGATTTCATCGTGGTGGACGGTGCGGAGGGCGGCACGGGTGCCGCGCCGGCCGAGTTCATCGACCACGTGGGCGTGCCGATGCACGAAGCGCTGCTGCTGGTCCACAACACGCTGGTCGGGCTGAACCTGCGCATCCGCATCCGCATCGGCGCGGCCGGCCGGATCATCAGCGGCTTCGACATCGCCCGCACCATGGCGATGGGTGCCGACTGGTGCAATGCGGGCCGCGGTTTCATGTTCGCCCTGGGCTGCATCCAGGCGCAGAGCTGCCACAACGACCGCTGCCCGACCGGCGTCGCCACGCAGGATCCCAGGCGCTGGAAACACCTGGACGTGGCCGACAAGTCGGTGCGCGTGCAGCAGTTCCACGACAACACGCTCAAGGCGCTGCGCGACATGCTGTGCGCGGCGGGGCTGGAGCATCCGCAGCAGTTGGGGCCGGAGCACATCCTGCGGCGGGTGTCGCCGATCGAGGTGCGTTCGCTGGCGGCGCTGTACAAGTTCCTGGCACCGGGCGAGCTGCTGCACGGCACGCCGACGCATGCGGTGTTCCGCGACTTCTGGCCGGATGCGCGCAGCGACTGCTTCGCGCCGCCGCGCCGGGTCAGTTCGCTGTGCGATACCAAGGACCGGTGA